The DNA window GTGATATGGTTGTTATGAATCATCAAAGTCTATTAGATATTATCATAATGGAGCATATTCATAGTAGAAATTTAGCTTGGGTAGCTAAAAAAGAGATTACAGATTTATTCTTTTTTGGACATATAATTAAAGCTCCAAGAATGATCTCTATTGATAGAGAGAATAAAGCAGGAATAATCCACCTTTTAAAAGAAGCAAAAGATAGACTTTCAAAAGGGCGTCCTATTGCTATGTTTCCTGAGGGAACTAGAAGTGATGGAAAACAAATGCTTAAATTTAAAGCTGGAGCCCAAATACTTGCAAATAAATTAAATTTGAGAGTTCAACCAGCAATTATCTTGAACACAAGAGATATCTTAGATTCTCAATCACTTAAACAAAAACCAGGAGTTGTAAGAGTTAAATTTTTAAAACCAGTTCAAGCTCAAAAGGGAACTACTTGGTTTGAAGATTTAGAAAAACAAATGAACGAAGAGTTTGAAAAAGAGAAAAAAAGAAATGACTCTTAG is part of the Arcobacter sp. CECT 8983 genome and encodes:
- a CDS encoding 1-acyl-sn-glycerol-3-phosphate acyltransferase, with the protein product MLSRIRGIIVLIQFSITVAIVVVSMYLFRSKTHEIIKIWMKVQTYLLGIKLEIEGELDESCDMVVMNHQSLLDIIIMEHIHSRNLAWVAKKEITDLFFFGHIIKAPRMISIDRENKAGIIHLLKEAKDRLSKGRPIAMFPEGTRSDGKQMLKFKAGAQILANKLNLRVQPAIILNTRDILDSQSLKQKPGVVRVKFLKPVQAQKGTTWFEDLEKQMNEEFEKEKKRNDS